Sequence from the Paeniglutamicibacter cryotolerans genome:
GCCTTGCCCGGGGCCAGTTGGCTCCGTCCGTCGGCGAGCCTGGCCTTGCCGGCGTTGAGCTCCTTGCGTCCGGTGGCCAGCGTCACCCGGGCATCCTTGAGCTGGGCCCGGCCGTCGGTGATCTGCTTCCGGCCGTCCTCCAGTGTCTTTCGTCCGGCGGCGAGTTGTGCCTTGCCGTCGTCGAGCTTCTTCTGCCCGGTGGCCAGATCGGCGCGCGCGGTATCCAGCTTGGCTCCGGCGTCATCGATTTGGGCCTGGAGCTTGAAAGGGTCCTGGACCTCGGCGACGTCCGGGAGCTTGGACAGCTTCCCCAGCGCGGCACCGATCTCCAGCTCCTGGGTGGGGGTGAAGGCCTTGCCGTCTGCCGTGCGGTAGACGAGGGAACCGGTGCCGCCGGCGAACTCCGGCATTTCAACCTTCAGCTTGTCCAGCGTGCGCTGGGTTTCAGTGCCCGGGATCGTGAAGGTATTGCTCAGCGTGCCCATGAAGGCCACGGCGCCGATGCCGATGGCCAGCAGCAGCACGGTCCAGATGGAGACGAACATCCAGCGGCGGCGATAGGCCAGCCGGCCCAGTCGGTAGAGGAAGGAAGCCATGGTCGGATCAGGCCTTTCGTGCTGTGGAATCGGCCTGCATTCGCAGGGTGGGGAAGCCGTCGCGCAGCAGCGCGAGGGCGTTGATCAGGCTCTGTTTCAGGGCCTGCATCGACGTGTTGGAGAGGTCGTTGCCCCAGTCCTCGGCCCAGTCGACGAAGGCCGCCTTGCCGGCGCCGATGACCGAGTGCGCAAAAACCGCCACCGGGAGCCGCTGGTCGCCGCTGACGCGTTCGCGGACGATCTCGACGAGGCGGGTCGAGCAGTTTTCCCAGGATTCAAGTTGCAGCCGGCCCAGCTGGGCGTTGCCGCCGGAGAGCACGAAGAGTTCGGCCACGGGGGCGAGCAGTTCGGGGTCGGCCAGCGACTGCAGGGCGCGCACCGCGGCTTCCATGACCGGGAGGTCGTCGTGCAGCGCATCGAGGTTTTCGAGCGCGCGATTCAGGAAGTCCTCCGTCGGGACGTTCAGCGCGGCTTCCACCGAGGGGAAGTAGTTGAAGAAGGTCCGCCGGGAAACCCCGGCGGCCTCGGCGATTTCCTCCGCAGTCATGGAACCGCCGGCTCGTTGGCGCAGCAGCGACAGGGCCGCGGCGGCGATCGAGCTGCGGGTGTTTTCCTTGTTCAGCTCCCGGCGTGACGAAACGCCGGGGAAGGTCTCTGGGGGCATGCAACTACACTACGTGCAAGTTTGCATGCCGTGCAAATATTTTGGCGGGGAGTACCGTGCACAAAAAGAGCGGCCGTCGTACTTCCCGTGAGGAGTACGACGGCCACTCGTGAAACCGCGCAGGTCAGGCGTTGGCCGGTTCCTTGGCGTCCTGCCCGGACCCGGCCTCGAGGGCCTCGTCGGCAAACGGGTTGCCGTTACGCGGTGCGTTGTAGAGAGCCTCGTCGAGGATGCCTTCGCGCTTGGCGACAATCACGGGGACCAGCGCCTGCCCGGCGACGTTCAGCGCGGTGCGGCCCATGTCCAGGATCGGGTCGACGGCCAGCAGCAGTCCGACGCCGGCCAGCGGCAGGCCCAGGGTGGAGAGGGTCAGCGTGAGCATCACGACGGCACCGGTGGTTCCGGCCGTGGCCGCCGAGCCGAGGACCGAAACCAGGGCGATGAGCAGGTACTGGGTCAGGGTCAGCTCGATGTTGAAGAACTGGGCGACGAAGATCGCCGAGATGGCCGGGTAGATCGCCGCGCAGCCGTCCATCTTGGTGGTCGCACCCAGGGGCACCGCGAAGGACGCGTAGCCGGAGGGGACGCCCAGGTTGCGTTCGGTGACGCGCTGGGTCAGTGGCAGCGTGCCGATCGAGGAGCGCGAGACGAAGCCCATCTGGACCGCCGGCCAGACGCCGGAGAAGTACTGCTTGATGCTCAGCCCGTGCAGGCGCACCAATACCGGGTACAGGACGAACATCACCAGGGCCAGGCCCACGTAGATGGTCAGGGTGAACTTGCCCAGCGCGCCCATGGTGTCCCAGCCGTAGGTGGCCACCGCATTGCCGATCAGCCCGACGGTACCCAACGGGGCGATGCGGATGATCCACCACAGGATCTTCTGGATCACTGCCAGCATCGAGGTGCTGAACGCCAGGAACGGTTCGGCCGCCTTGCCGACCTTCAGGGCGGCGATGCCGACCACGACGGCGATGACCAGCACCTGGAGCACGTTGAAGTTCAACGTGGTGGTGGCCGTCGTTTCGACGACCTTGGTGGACGCGCCCAGGCCCAGGAAGTTGGACGGGATCAGGCCGATGAGGAACGACCACCAGTCGCCGGTCTTGCCGTCATAGTCCGGCGGCGTCGCCTGTCCGGTCTTGGCCCCGGGCTGGAAGACCAGACCCAGGACCATGCCGATCAGCACCGAGACGAACGAGGTGATGCCGAACCAGATGATGGTCTGCCAGGCTAGTCGCGCGGCGTTTGCGACCTGAGCCAGATTCGCGATGGAGGCCACCACGGCGAAGAAGACCAGCGGCACCACGGCCGCGCGCAACAGATTGACGTAGCTGGAGCCGATGGTTCCCAGCGTCACGCCGAGCCCGTTCGGCGTCTCGGCGGTGTGGCCGGAGTACTTGGCCAGCAGGCCAAGCAGGAGGCCGATGATCAGGGCGGCAATGATCTGCGGCCCGAAGGCAGTGGCCCAACGGGGCAGGCGCCGTACGGGCGCGGAGGTTTCGGAAGTCACCCACTGACGGTAGTGCCTGCCGTGCTTCAAGTACTACCGGGCATTTCGCCATGTTACGGAACCGGAGTGGAGGCCCGCCGTGCTCCTGCCGCGTGCCCGGGTCGAATAGGCACGGCACCGCCCCGACCAGGCACTGGACCTGGTCGGGGCGGTGCCGGGCGCAGGGGCCTGCCGATGCTGCCGGCGCCTGACCCGCGCAGGGTCAAGGAGCTTTCGCCGGGATCGGTGTGGAAGCAGGACGCGTCATTCAGTACGGCTCGCCGAGTCCAGGAAACCTGTCGATGGCGAGCCTGACCGACCGGGAGCGCGCCGTCTGGTCCGAGCTGGTGTCCGCAGGCAATGCGGGGCAGCGTGCCCAGCGGCAGTTCGCGTCGGTCAATACCGTCAAGGGCCGGCTGCGCAGCCTCTACCGCAAGCTGGGGTGCCTCCGGGAAGGTGGCTGCGCTGCGCGAGGTGCGGCGCAGCGGCCTGATCTGATCCCGGCAGGGCCAGGCACGGGGCCCCTGAGGGCGGTTGCATCCTCCAAGAACCGCAACCACGCCACGATCAATTCCAGCATTGCCGAGGGGAGGTTCACCATGTTCCGCAACACCCGAAGCCACCCTCGGGTTCACCCTCCCGTGGGCCGCAATGAGCCGCACGAAGCAACGCTGGATCGGGAACGCGCTGACGCATCCATCACTCATGCAGTGTTCGACGTGCCCGGCGTCTTGCAGGGTCCTGGCCTTAACCACGGGACGGTAGCCGTTCTCCGCTCCGTCGGTTCGGGGCCCGGCCGGCCCCTGGACGCGCCTTCCGGCGGGTCCAGCGGACGGCCGCATCGGGGCGATTCCTAGCCGAGCAGTGCACGGCCCAGAGTGTCGAGGCCCACCGAACCCAGACGCAGCGCCTCGCTATGGAACGCCTTTTCGTCATAGCGCTCGCCGGCGGCGGCGCGCCGGGCATCGCGGATCTGTTCCCAGAGCCGCTGCCCCACCTTGTATGAGGGGGCCTGGCCCGGCCAGCCCAGGTAGCGCGTGTACTCGAACTTCAGCTGGCCCTCGGAGATGTCCAGGTTCTTCTCCAGGAAGCCGAAGCCCTTCTCGCTGGTCCAGGTGCCGGTGCCCCAGCGTTCGGGAACGGGCAGTTCAAGGTGCACGCCGATGTCGAAGACGACGCGGGCTGCGCGCAGGCGCTGGGCATCGAGCATGCCCATGTAGTCGCCGGGGTCGGAGAGGTAGCCCAGGTCGGCCATGAGCTTCTCTGCGTACAGGGCCCAGCCCTCGCCGTGCCCGGAGACCCAGCAGGCGTTGCGGCGCCAGTCGTTGAGCGTGTCGCGGGCCAGCACCGCCGTGGCGACCTGCAAATGGTGGCCCGGGACGCCCTCGTGGTAGACGGTGGTCAGTTCGGCCCAGGTGGTGAACTCGTCCTCGCCCTCGGGGACGGACCACCACATGCGTCCAGGGCGGGCGAAGTCGTCCGACGGGCCCGAGTAGTAGATGCCGCCATCCTGGGTGGGTGCGATCATGCACTCGAGCCGGTCCATCGGGGCAGGGATCTCGAAGTGCGTGGACGCCAGCGATGCCAGCGCCGCATCGGACTTCTCCTGCATCCAGGCCTGCAGTGCTGCCGTGCCCTTGAGCTGGCGGGCCGGATCGGCGTTGAGGGAGGCCTTGGCCTGATCGATGGTGGCCCCGGGGAGGATCTTGTGCGCCGTGGCCTCCTGCTCGGCGATGATCGCGTCGAGCTCGGCCACGCCCCAGGCGTAGGTCTCCTCGAGATCGACCTCAGCGCCCAGGAAGCGGCGGGACATGAGCGCATAGTATTCGCGGCCCACGGCATCCTTCTCCGGAGCCTGGGGCAGCAGCTCGGCCTCGAGCACGTCGGCCAGCCGGAGGTAGGCGGCGTTGGCCGCGGCGGCGCCGGTGGCCAGCCGCTCGACGGTGGCCGGGGGGAGATCCGGCTGCGCCGTGGCCAGCGAGTCGAAGAAGCCCCCGGTCTTGGCATAGCCGCGGGACTGCTCGGCGGCGATCAGCACCTGGCGACGGGCGGAGACATGGCCGCGGGCCTGCGATGTGCGCAACGAAGCGGTGAAGCCTTCCAGCGCGGCGGGCAGGTTGTGCATGCGTTCGGCGATATGTCCCCACTGTTCCGGGGTGTCCTGGGGCATCAGGTCGAAGATGGCGCGGGCGCTCTGCACCACCGACTCGATGTTATTCAGCTCGGTGATGCCCGTGGCGTGGATTTCCACCTCCAGGCCCAACCGCTCGGTCATCGCGTCGAGGGTGACCGCATCGACCGCGTCGACGGGTTCCAGCCCGGCCAGCTGCCCGAGCGTGTGGCTCGCGGCGTCGGCCATGGCATCGATGCCGGCGGGGGAGTAGTCGGCGTAGCCGGACTCGCTGCCCGGCAGGCCAAGCGAGGTGGCGAACTCCGGGCTCAGCTCCAGCAGGCGGTTGTAGTAGGCGGTGGCGACGGCATCGATGGGCGTGGGCCGGCGCGCGGCGGGAGTGGCGTTGGTCATGCCCACCAGCCTAAACGCTTGTGAAGCCTTTGTTGAAGGGTTTTGCCGGATTGGATTTCGCCGGCTGGCGGGGACGGGGTGGTCCCCACCGGCCGGCGACCGGGTTTTCGCTTAGAGCCGGCCGCTGCGCCAGGGGCCGGGAGCAGCCGCCAGCGCGAGCCGTCGACGTGCCTTGCGGCGGCGTTCGGATGGGCCGGTGGCTGCCGGGGGCGCCGATGCCGAGGCGGCACCGAGTGCCAGCACTACGGCCGTGACGGCGGCGATTTCCTCCTCGGACGGGTTGCCCGCAGTGAATTCCAGTACCGGGACCGGGTCGGCGCTCACAGCGGGATGTTCCCGTGCTTCTTGGCCGGCAGTGAGGCGTGCTTGTCCCGCAGGGCGCGCAGCCCGCGAACAATCTGCAGGCGCGTGTCGGCCGGGGCGATGACCGCATCCAGGTAGCCGAGCTCGGCGGCCTGGTACGGGTTGAGCAGTTCGGCCTCGTAGCCCTCGATGATCTCGGTGCGGCGTGCCTCCACGTCGCCTCCGGCTGCCTCGACGGCGGCGAGGTCCCGGCGGTAGAGGATGTTGACGGCGCCCTGGGCGCCCATGACGCCGATCTGGGCGGTGGGCCAGGCCAGGTTCAGGTCGGCGCCGAGCTTCTTGGAGCCCATCACGATGTACGCTCCGCCGTAGGCCTTGCGGGTGATCACCGTCAGCTTCGGCACGGTGGCCTCGGCATAGGCGTAGAGCAGCTTGGCGCCGCGGCGGATGATGCCGGCGAACTCCTGGTCCTTGCCGGGCAGGAAGCCGGGTACGTCGACCAGGGTCAGGATCGGGATGTTGAACGCGTCGCAGTTGCGCACGAAGCGGGCGGCCTTCTCCGATGCGGCGATGTCCAGCGTGCCGGCGAACTGCATCGGCTGGTTGGCGACGATGCCGATGGTGGCACCCTCGACGCGGGCGTAGCCAATCATCACGTTCGGCGCGTAGAGCGCCTGCATCTCCAGGAAGTTGCCGTCATCGACGATGTGCGAAATCACGGTGCGCATGTCGTAGGGCTGGTTGGCCGAGTCCGGGACCAGCGCGTCGAGCTCGAGGTCCTCGGCGGTGAGCTCCAGTTCCTGGTCCGAGTCCAGCAGCGGGGCCTCGGTGATGTTGTTCGAGGGGAGGAATTCGAGCAGTTCCTTGCAGAACTCGATGGCGTCGGACTCGTCGGAGGCCAGGTAGGTGGCGGTGCCCGTGGTGGCATTGTGCTGGCGCGCGCCGCCGAGGGTCTCCATGTCCACTTCCTCGCCGGTGACCGTCTTGATCACGTCGGGGCCGGTGATGAACATGTGGCTGGTCTTGTCGACCATGATCACGTAGTCGGTCAGCGCGGGGGAATACGCTGCGCCGCCGGCGCACGGGCCCATGATCAGCGAGATCTGCGGGACGACGCCCGAGGCGTGCACGTTGTTGCGGAAGATGTCGGCGAACATGGCCAGCGAGGCCACGCCTTCCTGGATGCGGGCGCCGCCGCCGTCGTTGATGCCGATGACGGGGCAGCCGTTGCGCAGCGCGAATTCCTGCACCTTAACGATCTTTTCACCGTTGACCTGGCTCAGTGAGCCGCCATAGACGGTGAAGTCCTGCGAGTAGACGGCGACCATGCGCCCGTCGACGGTGCCGTAGCCGGAGACCACGCCATCGCCCAGTGGGCGCTTGGACTCCATGCCGAAGGCGGTGGAGCGGTGCACGACCAGTGCGTCGAATTCGATGAAGGAGCCGTCGTCCAGCAGCATGTCGATGCGCTCGCGGGCCGTGTGCTTGCCCTTCGAGTGCTGGCGTTCGATGGCGGCCAGACCGCTCGGTGCCATGCTGGCTGCCTGGCGGCGGCGGAATTCCGCGATCTTCCCGGCTGTGGTGGACAGGTCGATCGCTGCCACGGCGTCGTCGGTACGGCTCTCGGTCATCCCGGGGCTCCCTTGGAGTTAGGTAGTAGTAGGAATGGCACAACGAACATGCCATCTCAGCCAGTCTAGTGACGCGAACGACGCCCACGGTTGTAGGAACCCTACAAATTATTCGGGGAGCAATCCGGGGTCGGCGGCCGGTGCGGGGATCGGCGCGGGTTCGGCGCGCCCCTCGGGGGGATGCCGAAAAATAAGTTACTTACGGGTAATAATTGACTGTTTCCTCCAGTAGTGTGGGTCGCATGAGCGAATCGAGCACCCCGGAAAACGCCGGAACCCTGGCCGGACGCACCATCCTGATGAGCGGGGGCAGCCGCGGCATCGGGCTGGCCATCGCCCTGCGCGCCGCAGCGGACGGAGCCAACGTGGCGATCCTGGCCAAGACCGGATCCCCGCACAAGCAGCTGGAGGGAACCGTGCATTCCGCCGCCGCCGCAATCGAGGCGGCCGGCGGCCGCGCGCTGGCGATCGTGGGCGACGTGCGCAACGACGAGGACGTGGAGCGCGCCGTCCGGGCGGCCGTCGCGGCGTTCGGCGGCATCGACATCGTGGTGAACAATGCCTCCGCCATCGACCTCTCGGACACCTCGGCGCTGTCCATGAAGAAGTACGACCTGATGCAGGACATCAACGTCCGCGGTTCATTCCTGCTCTCCAAGACGGCACTGCCGGCCCTGCGGGAGGGCACTAACCCGCACATTCTCACGCTTTCGCCGCCGCTGAACCTGGACCCGAAATGGGCCGGGGCGCACCTGGGCTACACCATGTCCAAGTACGGGATGTCGCTGACCACGCTCGGGCTGGCGCAGGAGCTGCGCGCGGACGGGATCGGGGTGAATTCGCTGTGGCCGGCGACGCTGATCGACACCGCGGCGATCCGGGCCATGCCCGGCGGCGAGCAGCTGGTCCGCGCCGCGCGCAGTCCGCGGATCGTCGCCGATGCCGCCCATGCGATCCTTCTCTCCGATGCCCGCACCCACACCGGAAACTTCCATACGGACGAGTCGGTGCTCGCCGCGGCCGGGGTCACCGACCTGAGCGTTTACTCCCTGGGCGCGCCCGAGGACCGGCTGATTCCCGACATCTTCCTGTAGCCCCGGGAGGATGTGCGCGGAGGGACGGCGGCGTCGACGGGTGCGGGCTCTGGAACAATTGTCGGTGCCCACCGATAAGCTGGGACGCATGAGTGCCACGATGCCCACAGACCCCGGAGCCCCCGGCCCAGACGCGGAGCCAGGGGAGAACCGCCCGCCGCTGGATGCCGCCGTCCTGGCCCGGCGGCTGGTACGGCCCGCCGGCGCCTTCGCCGTGCTCGACATCGTCGAGGACACCGGCTCCACCAACATCGATTTGGCCGACCGGGCCCGGGGCAGCCGGTATGACCTGGATGACCTTACCGTCCTCAGTGCCGAGCACCAGAGCGCCGGTCACGGCAGGTTGGGACGCGGCTGGAGCGCTCCGGCGCGCAGCTCGCTGGCTGTCAGCGTGTATTTCGCCCCCGGCCCGCCGGCCGGTTTTGCCCCCGCCGGCTACCCCTGGCTCTCGATGCTCTGTGCGTTGGC
This genomic interval carries:
- a CDS encoding acyl-CoA carboxylase epsilon subunit encodes the protein MSADPVPVLEFTAGNPSEEEIAAVTAVVLALGAASASAPPAATGPSERRRKARRRLALAAAPGPWRSGRL
- a CDS encoding DUF885 domain-containing protein encodes the protein MTNATPAARRPTPIDAVATAYYNRLLELSPEFATSLGLPGSESGYADYSPAGIDAMADAASHTLGQLAGLEPVDAVDAVTLDAMTERLGLEVEIHATGITELNNIESVVQSARAIFDLMPQDTPEQWGHIAERMHNLPAALEGFTASLRTSQARGHVSARRQVLIAAEQSRGYAKTGGFFDSLATAQPDLPPATVERLATGAAAANAAYLRLADVLEAELLPQAPEKDAVGREYYALMSRRFLGAEVDLEETYAWGVAELDAIIAEQEATAHKILPGATIDQAKASLNADPARQLKGTAALQAWMQEKSDAALASLASTHFEIPAPMDRLECMIAPTQDGGIYYSGPSDDFARPGRMWWSVPEGEDEFTTWAELTTVYHEGVPGHHLQVATAVLARDTLNDWRRNACWVSGHGEGWALYAEKLMADLGYLSDPGDYMGMLDAQRLRAARVVFDIGVHLELPVPERWGTGTWTSEKGFGFLEKNLDISEGQLKFEYTRYLGWPGQAPSYKVGQRLWEQIRDARRAAAGERYDEKAFHSEALRLGSVGLDTLGRALLG
- a CDS encoding SDR family oxidoreductase; this translates as MSESSTPENAGTLAGRTILMSGGSRGIGLAIALRAAADGANVAILAKTGSPHKQLEGTVHSAAAAIEAAGGRALAIVGDVRNDEDVERAVRAAVAAFGGIDIVVNNASAIDLSDTSALSMKKYDLMQDINVRGSFLLSKTALPALREGTNPHILTLSPPLNLDPKWAGAHLGYTMSKYGMSLTTLGLAQELRADGIGVNSLWPATLIDTAAIRAMPGGEQLVRAARSPRIVADAAHAILLSDARTHTGNFHTDESVLAAAGVTDLSVYSLGAPEDRLIPDIFL
- a CDS encoding dicarboxylate/amino acid:cation symporter, which produces MTSETSAPVRRLPRWATAFGPQIIAALIIGLLLGLLAKYSGHTAETPNGLGVTLGTIGSSYVNLLRAAVVPLVFFAVVASIANLAQVANAARLAWQTIIWFGITSFVSVLIGMVLGLVFQPGAKTGQATPPDYDGKTGDWWSFLIGLIPSNFLGLGASTKVVETTATTTLNFNVLQVLVIAVVVGIAALKVGKAAEPFLAFSTSMLAVIQKILWWIIRIAPLGTVGLIGNAVATYGWDTMGALGKFTLTIYVGLALVMFVLYPVLVRLHGLSIKQYFSGVWPAVQMGFVSRSSIGTLPLTQRVTERNLGVPSGYASFAVPLGATTKMDGCAAIYPAISAIFVAQFFNIELTLTQYLLIALVSVLGSAATAGTTGAVVMLTLTLSTLGLPLAGVGLLLAVDPILDMGRTALNVAGQALVPVIVAKREGILDEALYNAPRNGNPFADEALEAGSGQDAKEPANA
- a CDS encoding acyl-CoA carboxylase subunit beta: MTESRTDDAVAAIDLSTTAGKIAEFRRRQAASMAPSGLAAIERQHSKGKHTARERIDMLLDDGSFIEFDALVVHRSTAFGMESKRPLGDGVVSGYGTVDGRMVAVYSQDFTVYGGSLSQVNGEKIVKVQEFALRNGCPVIGINDGGGARIQEGVASLAMFADIFRNNVHASGVVPQISLIMGPCAGGAAYSPALTDYVIMVDKTSHMFITGPDVIKTVTGEEVDMETLGGARQHNATTGTATYLASDESDAIEFCKELLEFLPSNNITEAPLLDSDQELELTAEDLELDALVPDSANQPYDMRTVISHIVDDGNFLEMQALYAPNVMIGYARVEGATIGIVANQPMQFAGTLDIAASEKAARFVRNCDAFNIPILTLVDVPGFLPGKDQEFAGIIRRGAKLLYAYAEATVPKLTVITRKAYGGAYIVMGSKKLGADLNLAWPTAQIGVMGAQGAVNILYRRDLAAVEAAGGDVEARRTEIIEGYEAELLNPYQAAELGYLDAVIAPADTRLQIVRGLRALRDKHASLPAKKHGNIPL
- a CDS encoding TetR family transcriptional regulator codes for the protein MPPETFPGVSSRRELNKENTRSSIAAAALSLLRQRAGGSMTAEEIAEAAGVSRRTFFNYFPSVEAALNVPTEDFLNRALENLDALHDDLPVMEAAVRALQSLADPELLAPVAELFVLSGGNAQLGRLQLESWENCSTRLVEIVRERVSGDQRLPVAVFAHSVIGAGKAAFVDWAEDWGNDLSNTSMQALKQSLINALALLRDGFPTLRMQADSTARKA